In Arthrobacter sp. SLBN-83, one DNA window encodes the following:
- the narJ gene encoding nitrate reductase molybdenum cofactor assembly chaperone codes for MTRRDQVVYLAAAWCLSYPDVELVERVPLVRAALAEFPGALPDFAPVLELLETTPPMELQAQYVREFDLGRRHALHLSYWTDGDTRRRGEVLAFFKEAYRHSGVLVDLDGELPDYLPMVLEFAARVDGEAGRDLLQRYRASLEMLRLGLLRDNLPHARILAAICATLPGKSPQDEQEVMRMAGYGPPTESVGLDPYDPRLLPVRRA; via the coding sequence ATGACCCGCCGCGACCAGGTGGTGTACCTTGCCGCGGCCTGGTGCCTGTCCTATCCGGACGTGGAACTGGTGGAACGCGTTCCCCTGGTCCGGGCCGCGCTGGCCGAGTTTCCGGGCGCCCTGCCGGATTTCGCCCCGGTGCTGGAGCTCCTGGAAACAACCCCGCCGATGGAACTGCAGGCCCAGTACGTCCGGGAATTCGACCTGGGCAGGCGGCATGCCCTGCACCTGAGCTACTGGACGGACGGCGATACCCGGCGCCGCGGCGAAGTGCTGGCCTTCTTCAAGGAGGCCTACCGGCACAGCGGGGTCCTGGTGGACCTGGACGGGGAACTCCCCGACTACCTGCCCATGGTGCTGGAATTCGCCGCCCGGGTTGACGGCGAGGCCGGCCGCGACCTGCTGCAGCGCTACCGGGCCAGCCTGGAGATGCTCCGGCTCGGGCTGCTGCGGGACAACCTCCCGCACGCCCGGATCCTGGCGGCCATCTGCGCCACCTTGCCCGGGAAGTCACCGCAGGACGAGCAGGAAGTGATGCGCATGGCCGGCTACGGTCCACCCACTGAAAGCGTGGGGCTGGACCCCTACGACCCGCGGCTGCTGCCGGTCCGGAGGGCCTGA